A segment of the Triticum urartu cultivar G1812 chromosome 1, Tu2.1, whole genome shotgun sequence genome:
CCGGATCCTGGCCAAAGGGTACACTAATAGGGTGACCCTTTTAGCTGACATAATCACTCATCCCAATCGATCGGCCTTCATTCAGGGGCGATTTATTCTGGATGGGGTGTTGGTTTGCCACGAGGTCCTTCATGAAGTCCGCTCCAAACACCACCGGGCGGTCTTCCTGAAGCTTGACTTTCATAAAGCCTATGATACGATTCACTGGCTCTTCCTTCCGGAAGTTTTGCTCCGCAAGGGCTTTGATGACCGCTGGGTGACCAGAGTTATGTAGCTCGTCTCCTACGGTCGGACCGCCGTTAACATTAATGGTGAGATTGGTCCCTTCTTCCCCACGCTTTGTGGGGTTCGCCAAGGTGACCCGTTCTCCCCGTTCCTGTTTAACATGGTGGTGGACGCCCTTGCGGCCATCCTGGACAAGGCCAAATCGGCGGGCCATATCCACGGCGTGGCCCCCCACCTAGtaggagggggaggggtctcccTCCTCCAATATGTCGACGACACCATAATAATGGGCGAGGGCTCCGCGACCGATATTGCCAGCCTGAAGTTTCTCCTCCTATGCTTTCGGTAGATGTCCGGGCTCACTATCAACTTCGATAAGAGCGAAGTGATGATTCTGGGATACCCGCTGAACGAGGCCCAGGGCATTGCTGATCGACTTAATTGCCACCTGGGTACTTTCCCCACGACGTATTTGGGGATACCCATTAGTGACTCGCGACTCACCATGGCGGACCTCCGCCCAACCGTGACCCGGATGCAACACCGGGTCGAGCCATGGAAGGGACGGTGGCTCCCGAAGGCGGAGAGGGTAATCCTCATCAACTCCTCGCTTGCCAGCCTCCTCTGGTTCCTCATGAGCTTCTACAGCCTGCATGAGACGCTCCATGAGGAGATCGCCAAGTACCAGTCCATGTTTTTCTGGGCAGGCGAGGGGGACAAGCAGAAGTACCATATGGTGAGCTGGTCTGACATTTGCAAACCCAAGGACCAGGGAGGTCTGGGGATCCTCTCTTCTCGGTGCATGAACTTTGCTCTCCTGACCCATTGGCTCTGGCGTATCGCCAACGAGGAGGGCGGCCTCTGGCTCACCATCATCCGAAATAAGTACCTTCAGGGCCAACCTTTAGCTTTCTGCCAGCGCTCGGGTGGATCCCAGTTCTGGCAGGCGGTGATCCAGCTTCTACTCGTGCTCCATATTGGCACGTCCATCTCAGTGGGCTCCGGGTCCTCGACCCTGTTTTGGTTCGACCGCTGGCTAGGGGACTCTCCCCTGGCTGCCCGCTTCCCGGTCTTATTTGCCATTGCGGTTGTCCCCCGGATCTCCGTCGAGACGGCCCTTATTGACTTAGGGTGTCTCGCCTTCCGGCACCCCTTTGGCCCCCTTGAGGCGGACGAGTGGGACTCCCTTCTCCAAGACATCGCTCTCCTTTCGATGGACGTTGAGGGTGCCCCTGACTCCATTTCTTGGCATTTGGAGCCCTCCGGCCGCTTCTCCACGAAATCTCTATACGCGACCATTGCTCCTTCGTTGGCCCCTGAGCCTTTAGCCTGATCTGGGACATTCGCCTTCCCCTCAAGATCAGGATATTCCTGTGGCAATGGATCCGGGGACGCCTCCCCTTTGGGGTTGAAGTCCGCAAGCGCAATGGCCCAGGAGACGGGATGTGCCCTTTGTGCGGCACGGTGAAGGACTCGAACCACATCTTCTTTTCCTGCTCCACAGCCCAGTTCTTGTGGTCCTGCTTCCATGAGACGGTTGACGGACATTGGTGCAACACCAACTTCCCCGACTTACTGGCTGAGATCCACGCCTCCCCCCTCGCTACCGCCATATTAGATGGCTGTGCATTGGGGTCCTCGCTTGGACGCTTTGGAACATTCGCAACAAATTTGTTATTCAGAAAGTGCCTCTTCGACGTGTGACTGACGCGATCTTCAAAATGTGTGGCTATTTGCAGCCTTGACGGCCACTTAGCCACTCCCAGGACCGGGACGTCATCAAAACCCTCCTCGCCGACCTTCGATCGATGGCCTTCCGCGTGGCACCTCTGTTTCCGCCACCTCCGCCGGAGCCTGATTAGACATGATGCGCGTGTTGCGGTGTCTGTGTGTGTTATTTGTTTCTAGGACTTGTTGAGCTGTGCCCTCAGCACTAACCCTTTTACTACTTTATTTGTGTGAGACTTGTATGTGTGTATGAATCTTGTTGAAAATTTGGTTCAAACGATTTGCTTTATATAATATAAAGCGGGACGAAAGCCTTTTCCGAATACAACCGTTGCCGCGGGGCAGCCGGCAGACAGAGGAGAACGCCCCCGCGAAAAGTTCCGTTCTACAGAGCCGCACTCTGTTTCAAACCCTTTCTCCACTTGCTTTCCACAGTTCTCCGCCTCCGCCCCACCGAAGCTAGGGTTTCCGGTCGGAATCGCCGCGAGAATGCCGGCCAGCGCCGCCGAGGCCGCCGCGGAAGGCGAGGAGAAGGCGGCAGAGGCTGGGGGCAGGGAGCTGCTGTACTGCGGCACGGTGCGCTTCGACATCATGGGCCGGAAGGTGAAGGGAGGGAATGAGGGCAGAGGCAACCTGGTGTCCCCGACGCGACTGCGCCCTCTCGTGGGCGTGGACATCCGCTTCGTCGCCTCCGGCTGCGGTGAGttccttcctcctctcctccgCGTCCGAGATGAGCTCCTTACTTTCCTCCACTGTATTTCTTCATCTAATGTACTCGCCCAGTTTGTGCGCGGAAATGCCTGGATTGGCGGATGGTCATACAATTTGTGGAATGATGCCAAATGCTAGAATCGATTTATGGTCATAGCGATTTTGCTAATGGATTCCTGTATTTTGCTTGCCAGCGGCTTGCCACTGTGTTGCTCTGAGTGCTGACGGCCGTTGCTTCTCATGGGGTCGAAATGAGGTATAAGTATGAGTCGATGCCTAATTTTTATTCGGCTTCTTGCTTAACACCTTTTATATCTAGCAGAATGGGCAGCTGGGACATGGGGACACTCTCTTGCGTAACCTGCCAACTGTTGTTTCTGAACTATCAAAGTAAGATAATTGTCTGCATTGCCCTTCATTTTATTTTTTCAAACAGGTGTATATGGCATTGTTGAATCCAAGAATATATATACCATCCAATATAGTTGGACTACCTAATCCAACAGTGTTATATGTTTTCTCGACATGTTTCTAAATGCTAATTAGCAGTTATCAATTCTGCAGATATAACATAATTGCAGCAGGTGTTGGAAGAAAACATACAGTGGTCGTAACTGACGAAGGGAAGTCCTTCGCATTTGGTGACAACAAACATGGACAACTGGGGACCGGTTCACTGAAGAGTGGTTGATACCCTTGCCTTTTCTTTATCTTTATGATATATGACACAACTAGAAGTGCACCAAATGCAACTCTTGTGTGGAAAACTCACTTTGTGCTTGGAGAAATTGTGGAAGCATCTGCTTGGAGCATACTCTcaatttttttgacatttccagtGGGTTGCTTGATGAGACATTAGTACTATAATCTACAGTGTTCTTGTGTCACCTATTTTTAGAATCTTTGTTAATATGTGGCAGACATTTCAATTTTTTCTGGTACCCATGTTATCAAGATTGATTTAGATTTCTACCTTTTTTGGGTGACAATGAAACGTCAAAACCATATACTTGAGCATACAAACTTATCATAGTTCAGGATGATGGGGTAGTTCTGACAACTTTTTGGAGATATGACCGTATGGGCAGCTCATTTTCCTGTTTGATTCTTACCCTGTTGTTacgaaaaagggtttccccccgctttatattataaagcaacAGCACCAAGCATCCAACAAGTCAAGATCGGTACCTGAGTTGTTCTATATTTGCTGCAGGAACTGTGGTGTCGCCAGTCCCCTGCCTTGTTACTAAAGCGACTAATGCTGTTTGTGGTGCTGACTTTACTGTCTGGCTGTCATCAGTCGAGGGCTCTTCAATACTGTATGGCCTCGCTGAACTACAAAACTTAAAGATTAGCAACCTCTTTCGTCTTTCAGAATAAGCAAAAGGCTTTGAGCGTCTTTTCATGATAACATCTTTTGATTAGTATCTGCTTTGACTTCAGTTAGTGATTTTGTTCTTGTTCGTCCAATTTTTGAAGCAGTATTTTATTTTTCTGTGCTATTTAGGACAGCAGGTCTTCCCCAGTATGGCCAACTTGGTCATGGAAGCGACAATGAGGTTTATTTCTACTCTGTAACATATAGCACCTACTGAGTTTGCATTCATCAGTAATTGTGATTTGATTTGTGATATTACAGTATAATGCCAAAGTTTCATCGGTAAGTCTAGTATATGATCCCCAGCCCCACCCCAGGGCAATAGCTGCATTTTCTGGGAACACTGTTGTCAAAGTTGCATGTGGAACAAATCATACAGGTTcatttcctttctttctttctcttgTTAATTTGAATCATCAGGATCAACACTGATATTAACACCTTTGCTATACTTGGATGTGCAGTTGCAGCTGATTCATGTGGCTTTGTTTACACGTATGTTCCTTCTCCGCCATTAGTTTGACACTGTTACAATCCAGATAGTTATGACTACTATTGTCTCTATACGTGTTGTATCAAGTCCCTTTCTGCGTACATAGATATGATTCCTTCAGGTCACATATTTATGTTCTCTCACATAATTCTTTTTTTTTACCAGCTGGGGTTTTGGTGGATATGGAAGGTAACCTATTCTTGCCATGTGTCTCACCGTATTCAAGATGTATCCTACGTTGTTCACCTGTCCACTTTCTTATTACATAGGTTGGGCCACAATGAACAGAAGGATGAGTGGCAACCACGCCTTGTTGAAATATTTCAAAAGAGCAATATCCTGGGTCCCAATGATATCATCTCAGCCGGTTCTGCAAGTTCTGCCTGCACTGCTGGCGGTATGATGCATATATATCTGATGCACATGCTATTTTATCATGCTACTCTGGGATAAAATTACTACATGAGTTTATTGCTTGGACTATATGGATAACTATAATAGGAAAAGGCAGTTTTGAGAATATACTTTGGCCGGATCACATATGGATCAAACAGCTCTTGTGATTAGTTTACCTTGTACCTTAAGCTGGTATTTAGTTTTGTTTGTGTTGCATGTCTTGGTGAGCTGATTATACAATTCAAACATGAG
Coding sequences within it:
- the LOC125546630 gene encoding protein RCC2-like — translated: MPASAAEAAAEGEEKAAEAGGRELLYCGTVRFDIMGRKVKGGNEGRGNLVSPTRLRPLVGVDIRFVASGCAACHCVALSADGRCFSWGRNENGQLGHGDTLLRNLPTVVSELSKYNIIAAGVGRKHTVVVTDEGKSFAFGDNKHGQLGTGSLKSGTVVSPVPCLVTKATNAVCGADFTVWLSSVEGSSILTAGLPQYGQLGHGSDNEYNAKVSSVSLVYDPQPHPRAIAAFSGNTVVKVACGTNHTVAADSCGFVYTWGFGGYGRLGHNEQKDEWQPRLVEIFQKSNILGPNDIISAGSASSACTAGGRGQLYMWGKVKNSGDEWMYPKPVMDLSGWNIRCMASGNMHHTVGADDSCISWGHSEYGELGYGPTQKSSVNPKKVDILEGMHVTSVGCGVGMSLIVVDRANVGGKLDQLDTFDGDADAVFQENTKKLYFPPRRNGKGKPNTNTSQHPAVDETEEETSEAEQVTKAASRTTNSRSNKRKKALGHAEAEDEDETGEVPEEAECGSHGRGQSTRRGRGRGRGAKTATPEPMPSGRGRGRPKKGSPGAAPPEAESSGRGGKKSGKRGRPRK